A region of the Bacillus sp. BGMRC 2118 genome:
TAAGCTTAAAGCCTAGACCTAATCAAAAAGTATTTATACTTCAGAGTGGAGAAAAGGCTATATATATCGAGGATCGGTTGTTTAATTTTCTTTTTGTGGACAAAGGTAATTGGCAGTACATATTTGGAATAGATAAAAGAGTTTCAGATAAGGTATCACCAGAGGTATTAGTAAGTATAGCGAATTCTATAAAATAAATAGAAACAAGAAGATGGTATGGAACTCTTCTAAAGTTAATGGGCGATACTTAATAAACAAAGTTTCGCTTTTCTTAATTGACTTACAAAGTCTATGCTTCGCCGATTCCATTTGCAAGCAAAATTAAATAAACTATTGAGCTAGTTAATATTAGAGATATTAATAGTCCAAAAACAGCAATCATTTTCTTTTCATTTCTTTTAGTTAGTACAATTGCATTTAGAATAACCGAGAATGGAGTACCGACAAATAGCAAATAAAATATCCATTTGCTTATCGGTTGCAAGGAGAATTTTGGGATCATAAACAATAAACCAATCAAAATTATTGGAATAACTAAGGAAAAATAACTTAACCAAGAATATTTCTTCATTGTTTTAAATCCCACCTTCCCACTTGAAAATTATATCCCCTGTAACTTGGAAAAATCTGATAATTTAAGTTTACCATAAAGCAACTGTTTGAGAACAGTTAATTAATAATGAAAGTTCCCTCTAAGTTTGTGGGGAGCAGCCGATCGTCTACTACGGGAGAAGTATAGTGAAACAAAGAATTTCAATAGAAATAGTTAAATGAAAAACCACCAAATTATTGGTGGTTACTAAATAAGTTAATTATAAGGATTTAAATAATTGTGATATGAGTTTCCACTTTCAAGTGGTTGTTTAGTTTCTGCATCAATAATGATATGTTTCCAATATTCTTCGTCTTTGTCTTGGACAAAAGAAGCATAGAAATATACCTGGCGATTTGGATGTATTGATGTAGAAAGTTTTTGTTTTGGATGACCATGGTATCTACCTGTTTTTCTTTCAAAAACATCTATTGTATCTGGTACTTCTTTATAAAGGATTTTACGTCTAACACTATAAGTAGCATCTTTATATTCTTCATATTGTTCTTTAGTTAGTTTATGATAGAATTTGTTTTCATCAATAAAAGATTTTTCGTCATTATTAGAATATTCCACTTGATGGGAAGATGCATTACTTAGTGTAGGAATCAGTAAACAAGACATTATTGTTACGATAGTTACTAACTTTCTCATATTTCACCTCGTCTTCAAATTTAAGATAATTTCCCCAATTTATATGAAAAAAATTCACACACGGTAGCTGGAAACAAGAATTTCTTGATTTGGTAACGGGTAAGTAGAGTAACTTAAAAAGCTGGCTCAAAATGTTTGCCACATGAAAATATTTTGAGTCAGCTTCTATTTTCGAGAGGATATTAGAACGGAAAACACAAAAAAGGGAACCAAAAACAATTAATTACGTCTAATATGCTTGAAAGGGGAGAAGTGTGTGTTGCCTGATGATAAAGATAAATTTCCTGATAAAGAATTAATAATTGAAGAACTCCTAGATAAATATGGATCAGAGGTTAAAAGGTTGGCTTTCTTATATGTAAAAGATACCTCATTAGCAGAGGATATTATGCAAGAAGTTTTTATAGCGTGTTATAAAAGTTTAGATAGTTTTAAAGGGGAAAGTTCATATAGAACTTGGCTAATCAGAATTACTATCAATAAATCCAAAGATGCATTAAGAAAGTGGAGTTTTAAAAATCTAGTATACAAGTCAAGTATCTTTATTAAAGATTCAAAAACACCTGAAAGTATTAGCTTTCAAAAAATTGAAAATGGGTTACTAATGCAAAGGATATTAGAATTACCTTTAAAGTATAGGGAATTAATTCTATTGTATTACTACCAAGAGCTAACGATAGAAGAGATTTGTAAAATAACAAAGTTAAATGTTAATACAATAAAGACTAGGTTACATAGAGCAAGGAAGATATTAAACAACACAATCAAGGAGGGGGATTTCATATGGAGGGAGATTTAAAAAATCTTAGAAACATAATTAATACTTCATTAGAAAGTGAAATAAGTTTATCAGAGAGTGAGAAGTATAGAATAATAAGTAAAATGAACGAGAATAAAAGACCGAAGCTTAAATCATATGGGGCTATATTAGCAACAATATTAATAGCCTCAATCTTGACTATAAGCTCAAATCTTGAGGAAGAATACATACAGTCTGTGAATAATCTAGCTGAAATTGAACTAAGTGAAAAATCAAGGGGAGAGCAAATAAATCAAACTGATATGACTCTTAGAATTACAGCTAATGTACAAAGTGAAATTGAAAAGTTAAATAAAGAGGGTATCACTCCTCTAATACCACGATATCTTCCTGTTGAAAACGTGCAGTTAGATTATATGAAGAATATTAATAATGAAGAAATCCAGAGTTTCTATAACAGTAACAAACAAACAGGAGAATTTTTATTTAGTATAATACAAATAAACAAGAGTAAAGAAGTAGTGGAAATGGCCACATTTACAAAGTTTGATTATTCAGAAGAAGTAGATATTAATGGGGAGACAGCATATTTCACAAAGTGGGATATAGGGGCAAATGAACTTATTTTAGTTAAGGATAATGTTACATTTAAAGTATTTTCTGAGTCATTATCAAAAGAAGAATTGAGTATGATTCTAAAGAGTTTATAACTAATCTTTGGATGAACTTGAAAGAGGATAAATATCATTCAAAAGACAATATGGCTAAGAAGCTTGGAACAAAAATCAGTGATGAAGTTAAACAATTTATTGAGTCAGAGGAATTAAAAATATCATCAAAGATGACCAATATCAATTAAATGTCTACAGTAAGGATAGTAAGAAGATTAACTACTAGTGATAGATCCTATAATATTAATTTAATATTGTTAAAGTTAGTCCAATTTCTCAAAACAAATTTGCACTGAGAATTTGGGCTTTATTTTTATATCTTTCAATCCTATGATACTCAGTAAATAACGTGATCTTTA
Encoded here:
- a CDS encoding sigma-70 family RNA polymerase sigma factor, which gives rise to MLPDDKDKFPDKELIIEELLDKYGSEVKRLAFLYVKDTSLAEDIMQEVFIACYKSLDSFKGESSYRTWLIRITINKSKDALRKWSFKNLVYKSSIFIKDSKTPESISFQKIENGLLMQRILELPLKYRELILLYYYQELTIEEICKITKLNVNTIKTRLHRARKILNNTIKEGDFIWREI
- a CDS encoding DUF4367 domain-containing protein encodes the protein MEGDLKNLRNIINTSLESEISLSESEKYRIISKMNENKRPKLKSYGAILATILIASILTISSNLEEEYIQSVNNLAEIELSEKSRGEQINQTDMTLRITANVQSEIEKLNKEGITPLIPRYLPVENVQLDYMKNINNEEIQSFYNSNKQTGEFLFSIIQINKSKEVVEMATFTKFDYSEEVDINGETAYFTKWDIGANELILVKDNVTFKVFSESLSKEELSMILKSL